The Vibrio aerogenes nucleotide sequence CAGGTTTATGTATTGCTGGTATTAATGGCTCAGATTACCGGGAAGAAGCCCGGTAAGGCTTATCATAAAATTGTTAATGCACATATTTACGACGATCAACTTGAGTTAATGCGTGATGTCCAGTTACGTAGGTCGCCTTTTCCATCACCTCGCCTGAGTGTCAATCCGGATATTCGTTCTCTCGAAGACCTTGAAACCTGGGTAACTCTGGATGATTTTCAGGTTGATGGTTATGAGTGCCACGAACCGATTCAGTACCCTTTCTCTGTCTGACTCGGGTTTTCCATTGCATTATTGTTATAAACAGCATTATTGCTATAAACAATAAGAATAATAGGCTTGAAAAAAGAGGTTTTTTGTTTTGAATCTTAAAGCACTGGAAGAAAATTCGGCAAAAGCTGTCGTCTTACTAAAAGCGATGGCAAATGAAAGGCGGCTTCAGATCTTGTGTTTGTTACTTGAACAGGAGCTATCAGTTAGTGAATTAAGTGAGAATCTTTCCCTGAGTCAATCAGCTTTGTCCCAGCATTTGGCTTGGTTGAGAAGAGATAAACTTGTGTCGACACGAAAAGAAGCGCAAACAGTTTATTACTCGTTAAGTAGCGAGAATGTAAAAGCAGTGATGGAAGTACTCCAT carries:
- a CDS encoding ArsR/SmtB family transcription factor, producing MNLKALEENSAKAVVLLKAMANERRLQILCLLLEQELSVSELSENLSLSQSALSQHLAWLRRDKLVSTRKEAQTVYYSLSSENVKAVMEVLHQLYCA